The region AGAGAACACCTCCGTGGGATTCGTAGTGGTCCGGCAGTTTCACGATCACAGCAAGTTGTTCGACCACTATAACCTGTCTAGAAGGGAAGCTCACCTCGACCGCCTAAGGGCCGAGATCATCTCTCTGCGCCTCCATCCGCTGTTCATAGTGAGCAGTAGTTTGATCCTaagggagctggccaagaaGACGCACTTTTACGACTTTTATTTCATCACTCCTTTTTCGGTGAGTTATGGAAAGCCTTTTCGGAAATCCAATCGTTCCTTTACAATGTCCCCTTTTAGGGTAGGACGTTCTCCAATGACCTGAAGAAGATGATGATGGTCCTCGAGCCGAGGGCTTTTAAAAAAGCTCCAATTTTTTTCGAGCCCCCATACAAACGCAAAAAGGCTACCTCGTCTGTGAATCTGCCTACCTATAACTTTTCAAAGGATCACCTTATCATCTACCGGCACAGACTCTTTCCGGTAAAGTGGTTCACCAACAACAGCCGACTAGTCGTCATTGGATTCAGTTCGCTGACCAAGGCGTTTCTGCGAAAGCTAATCTTCCAATGGAATAGAAAGGAGTGAGATATATATTGTGGTGACGAAAAATTCCATTTGATGAACCCTTTTTTTTCAGTCAAAACAACCGAGGAAACTACACGTGTCTTAGTTGGGTGCAGGTAACGGTCATCTCCAGTCCGGGAATAGTGGAGGCGGAATACGACAGCCTGTTCCAGTGTCCCTACTGCTCCAATATTCGCAAGTGCTACTTGTCGTTCAACAACCGTTCCTGCTACATTCGGGACTGCTGTGTCCGTATGGATCTTCGGTTCTGGGTGCACTTTGTGCCCGGCACAGTGGAGTTCATTGAGCGGGATAAGAAATTCGTTAAGTTACAGGCCTGCGAAATTCTCTACGATACTCTGATTTGCCTGTGCTCCCAAGATTATGTGATTCGGTCTTCGAATGAGGATGCCATCAAGAAGATTCCGTGCAACTTTGTGGAACTCAATTGTCGGCTGAACAAGTTCATGCTCTACTACAAGGTGCGTGCACTCCTGGAGGAGGTGCCGCGAACCTACTTGATAGTGATTTATGGCAATAATCTCTGTACCTACGAGTGCATCTCCTTCCTAATCGAGCATGGCGTCGACCACTCTCGCCTGGTGCTGGTCCAGCCACATCGCTACACAGGGTTCGGGGAGGAGGACAAGCTGAAGAATCCCTATTGGGACAGCAACATTCAGCAAATACTGGATGACCTTCTCTCCGACAACGGGATGAGTATCTACAACGATTTTAATTTCCACCACTGGGTGGTGCATGAGACCACGGACTTCATCATGGACGTGGTCTTCCAGCACTTTCCCAGTCGCCGCATGATGACCTTTGAGTGTGACCTCTTTATTTCGTTCGATGAGGGCAAAATTAGCTATCAGGACAAGCAGTGTAGGTACAGTCTCCTTTCAAGAAAATTGACATACTTATTGTTTTGATTTCTTCAGTATTTATGGCGTCCAAACTCGAAATGGATGGTGACCGGTTGTTGGTTGGGGAGAACTTTCAGACCAGCGATCCGAATATCTATGCCGCTGGgccttttgtaaaaataagacACGAGGTGAACTATCAGTATAGATATACTTCAGAAATGGAGATTGCCGGCAAGGTATAATGTATAAGATAACTATATATTACATTAAACTTGCATTTTGATCTTCCAGCTACTCCATCATTTGGGAATCGCCCCCCAAAAGGAATACGAGGATCGCTACAACCTGCCCCTGCACTTTCAAGCCATGTTGCCGATGAACTACTTCATCACCAAGGTGGTGATGCCAAGAAGATACCTCAGCTGCCAGTTGCCATCCTCGATGTGCTGCACCATGACGACCTACAAAAACAACATCTTCTGCCGGGTGGGCTTGTCGATGAATATGATTGTGGACGAGATTGTAGTTGTCACCAAAAAAGTGTGTTAGCTGCAAAGGGTTTCGGAATTGTTTTCATATATCTATCTTCCAGGAGGCTCACTTTGATTTTCTGCAACACTTTGTGGGCAAACATGAGCTGCTTTTGAACAATCTTAAGGCTCGCTACAAGGCTAGAACGATTGATTGTTTTATAACCTTCTTCCAAGAGCCCTGGACGGAGCTGATCATGCATGAAAATTTCGCGGACCTGCAGGCGGAAAACAGAGACCTTCTGAAACCCATGGCTATGTCCACGTTAACGGTGCTGTACTTCCTCCTAtcgaataaaatgaaaattaatgaGAAAGTTCTTTTCAGAGGTCTAATGTGGGCGCCTTCAAGGATGTAACCGACATGGACTTCGTGACGCTGAACAAGCGCTATCTGGAGCACAAGCTGCTTAGTTTTCTGAGGGACAATCGACGAGACTTCCGGCAAAGATTCGCCTTGCCTGAGGACTTTTTCAAGGCTGAACTACCGATTTGGCTCCCAAAAACAGGGAAGTCGGAGGACGATACCGAGTAGGCTCGATTCATTTGTGAAACGAAGCAGTCGGCTCTGTGGcttcagattttgatgtatAGCACTACAACTCAGAAAATACACTCAatagtattgtttttttaaaaatgtcttcGAAAACTAAGATTGTAATCCTCTCGGCGGGTATCCGCGATCTGCGGCGCATCGAGGACCTCTTCGAGGCCAAAGGCACCTGGCACATTGGAAATAAACGAACTCCGCCACTGGGGGCTATATTCCATGAGCATTTGACACATCGGCTTCTGGTCTTTGACTCCGAGGAAACCATGGTGCTTCTGGCCTACGCGGAGTTCAGTAACCATCCTCCCATACCGGTTCTGTGCAACGATCTTTGGCTTTATTGGCTGGAGGCCCGTTTCTGGTAGGCGGAACTCCGGCATCCATTccattctgattctgattttGATTCGtgttcttttctttttcctcAAAAGCCTGGATCTGCCCATTAGCCTGATCAACACGATGTTCCTCCATTTCTTTATATGTAGAAATGAGTATCCAAACATGCTGAAGCAAGTGGTTCAGGAGGTGTTCTATGGCGAGCACAAGGTCAACTTCATCATGGTGGTCAGGCCACCAGATCAGACGGATAAAGAGTACGAGCCGGCTCTGAAGTTGGGCAAAACCTTTTATCCCATGTCCTCCAAGCTTTCTGAGCAGATGCATCAGCCGTCGATAATTATTATCCGTAGGAAGGAAATAATGCCAGCTATATCTTTTCGAAAAGCACTGTAAGTTTTTCTTCTATTTATGTCCTGGGAGTTGCCAATTCTGTTTTAGGCCTGAGGACAACGACGACATCGTCGAGATGATTGATTCGGAGGATCCGCACCTGCGAAAGACCCACGGGGACTATTATATTGCAGAGCAATTGTTGAATGTGGATGGATCGGCGGATAATGACAAAATCATTATAGCCGAGGTTGGTTTTCCAAACTTCTTTTTATCTTTCTTCCCATATCGCCACATCGACTGTCCTTGATTTCAGTTTGAGGAGGAAATAGAGGACAATGTCAAGGGAGCGGGACTGATGTGGCTTTCGGACTCTATCGATGTGGTAGACCTGGCCACTAACTTTCATCTGAACCGTTTGGGAAACCTGGCCAGATACACTCCAGGAGGCCACCACGGTCATGTTCATTTCGATGTCTTGTAAGTAGCTTGTATCCCACAAAAATCATGTTTAAGAACTCATACTTTATATTCATATGTACTTTTTAGTTCAGTAGAGAAAAAAGCGTACAAGGAGCTATACGCTCCATCCAAAATGGAACAAATGCTTATTGAGTATTCACCGTCGCATATTGAGGGGCACACTGCGAACGAAGGACAAGTAGTGCCATCAAAAAAATTAGTCCTTTCCAAATTTAAACACATTTACGATGGTGGGCTACATAACATGACTACATGCCAAggtttttcttattatttatatCCCTCTTAATCTCCAGAACTTCGCCACGGAAGATACTACATCAATGCCTTTCAGGAAAGATTGGAGATAGGTTTCGATATGCCTCCCGGTGAAAACTTAAGTCCCGAAAATATAAGAGCAGTCCTAAAAAACGCCCGCAACGGATTCCTCCTAAAGATGTTCCAGCTGCACCCACTGGTTCGATCCGAATACACCTTCTTCAGCCTGTCCGCCATGTTCAGTGCCTTTCCCGAGCACGATTACTGCGTGACGAAGgtgcccaccaccaccaccatgaGTCCCTGCCAGCGCGAGTTGCTGCGTTTCTTTTTGGCAAGACACAGAGCTTTGGAAAAATTAGTTTCGTTTTAATTTGTTCCTCCTTAGCCTGTGCCATATCGTCCCAATAGCTCCGTAACCGACAACCTCTTTGTGGCACATCGCAGCACTTTGTTTGGAGATCTCAGCATTTACCGCGTGGAGAGACACGATGTCGAGGACATCAAATTGATTATCACATCTCACTACCACAGAAGAGAAACTGTCGACGCCGAGGAGGAAGATGAAGGGCTTGATCCATACATCGAAGAAGTCCTTGACACGGTCCAGCTAATGCTCAATGATATATTCGACAATCCCCGAACCAACCTCAGCTGTTTCATGATACGCTGCGGCACCTCCAAGAACATATCCGATTGTTCGGTTGTGggtttcgtatttttgaagtaaGCATTTGAATGTTTCTGAGTATTTGACTAATACGGCCTGTCCTTAGACCGTTTTTTTTCTACGACGACTTGATTAAGTTCTTCATGCTGCCTCAGGATCAGTTTCATCTGACCCACAATCGCGGCGAGGTCTTGATGATTAAGTTGCATCCATTTTTCCAGATGTGGGCCGATCCTATATTCCGCACTGTGGCGTTACACGAGAACTATTTGGAGCTGTTCTACTTTAATCACTTTTGGGTTGGCATCCGGTTGCCATCTACCATCaaacatttaatatttttttcttgggTTGCAGGGAACAACGTTGCCAAACGATCTGACCAGCTATATGATGCCCATTGAGCCGCGTCGCATGAAGAAGAATCTCTTCGATAAGTATCATTTCAACTTGCCTAGACATCCATTGCAGCAATCCAACACCGAAGGATGCTCCAGTCGCGTTAGAGTCTTCTGTCACAATCTAAAGGTAAACAAGTATCTTGGTTTCAAAGGATCTTTGGTGGTTGTAGGTTTCTCGGAGACTTGTCGATGTTTTTTGCGCATTGTAATCTTTGCCTGGAATACAAAAGAGTAAGGAATTTGGGAGATAGCTCGAATGTAACGCAGACATTACCTAAATGATTTCTTAGTCTGCACAACTACCAGAGGTACAACTGTATTCCCAGTGTGGATATTACGGTGGTGGTGCCACACGGAGTGCTGGAGGCGGCCTACGACTGTGACTTTAACTGCAAGTACTGTGGCGGACACAGGTACTGCTACGTGAACACCGGCAACCTGAATCCCTTTGTCAGAGACTCGATGCAGCGCATGGATCTGAGGCAATGGGTGCGATTCGTTCCCGGGAACATCCAGCGCATTGATAGGTAACACAAGATTCACGTGGTAATtacaaacaaattattttaaatatttaagggAGAACAACATGCTGGAGTTAGTAAGTGGCTGCAAGATCCACTATGAAAAGTTGTTGCTGATGGATGCGTCCAGGTACGGGTTTGAGGACAGGGAGTTCCAGGTTAAAAGTCCTCCACTAAACTATGTGAAGAGCCACCACCGGCTGGACAGGATTATCTTCTATCACAAACTTCAGGAAATAGTCTCAACATTGGAATCGTTCACCATTATAGTCTACGGCTATGGAATGTGCGTCTACGAGTCCATTCACTTTATGGTCACGCACGGCTGCCCAGCTGAACACATCATCTATGTCCAGCCCAATGTTCCGCAGGGACCTGAGGTGCTGCTGAATCCCGAGACGGACTCACGACTAGACCCTATTTTCCTGGACATGATAGCAGATATGGGGGTCACGATCTATCTGTCAACGAACTATCAAAGGCTCGTTCTGGATGTTACGCACACCTTTATCGAAAAAGTGGAGTTTATTGGAATACCCAGCAGGACAAAGTTAACCTTAACTTGCGACCTGTTCGTGAACTTTAATACCATATTGTTGACTTCAGAGATGGAGAGAAGTAAGCCGGGCAATGTGCTCTGTTTTGAGGTCTAATAACTGCTATTACATTACAGTCCTCTCTGAGTGCGACATTAAGATGAAAAATCGGAAGATCGTGGTCAACTCACACTATTGCACCAACGATCCGAATATCTATGCCGGTGGGCGGTACGTGGAAATCGAACCGACTCCTAATTTCCAGTTCAACTACATCTCCGCCCAAGAAAGAGCCGAAAAGGTGAGTATAAGCTTCCGATCCTTTGACCACCACTCATAGGTTGCTTCATTAGTTGGCCTACGAATTAAATGTCGTAAAGGGTCCGATGCAGGCCAGATACTCCAGGCCCCACATGTTCACGGGAATGCTCCCCATGAATTACCAGATCATAAAGGTCATCCAACCCAGGCCCCTGATGGTGGGTCAGCTTACGGCGGACTATGCTGAGAGCATGACCACCTTTGACGACGGCGATTTCTGCCGGGTTCGGATCAACAGCCAGCTGGTGGTCATCGAGATTGTGTGCGTCACCAAGAAGGAGAAACGGCTGTACTTCCTGGAGTACTTTTGCGGCAAGCATGTCCTGCTGCTGAACGATTTGCGCAACCGTTACCAAGCCGGTTGGATCACGAACTTTCTGGAGTTCTTCCAACGCCCCTGGACAGAGCTCATAATGCACGACAGATTCGAAGAGCTTCAGCTCAAGAATCGGAGGGTCCTGCTCTCCATGCTGCTGATGAACACCGGCGAGGCTGCGAATGCCACTCAAAAGCTTAGAGGCAGTGTGGAGAACATTCAAAGGCAGAGGCTCGAGGAGAACGTAATCGAATTCGTTCGAACCAATCGAAGGGACTTCATTCACGCCTTTGCCCTGCCCGAGGATTGGGGCGTTTTCAATCTTTAATTTGGTCGGGGCTTTATATTTTCGCAATTCTTTGTTGCCCTTCCTAGAATGCTTCTCGTTTGCGAATAAAACGCTTCttaaatgttaattaataattgtaattaaatgtttattctGTATTGCATACAATGCTAATAACTAAACCAATTCATTGCAAGTTTTTACATTGCTCAACATATTAAGTCTATTAATAATTGGGATTAGGCTACGTACTACATTTCGTTAGTCGCTTCGATTTGCTGTCAAGTTAGTATAACACGATTATCTTTCTTAGGCGCGATGATTGCTTATTCAAGTATTCTACAAGCTGCTGGCACTCTTCTACAGGGGCGTGCAGGAGGGGGCCTTGCGCCGCGGAGGTCCTGGGCCGTGGCCGAGGGGCAGGGGGCTCAGGCCACTGGGGAAGACGATGACGTGGTGGTTGAGCTGGCCTCATATGCCCTGCAAGTACCTTCGTAACTCCTCCTCGGTGTCGAAGATCATTACGGGGAAGGGTGAACCGGGTACGAACTCTCCGGCCCACTTGACCTCCACTCTATAGTCGCCGGGTTCCGTAGGATCGTACTGGAAAATAGGACACGTTAGATTCAGTGCATCAAGtttgtgaaaaataaatcCTACCTTGCACAGAATGGTGCGATCCTTTTGGCTCTCCCGCTGCATTTCCACGCGGAAGGCTCCCTTGGGGCCACGAACACGGACTGTCAGCtgtccagctccagctcctcggGTGTCGCAGATAAAGCGCGACTGGAAGGTGGCCAGTACACCGTGCTCTATGCCAGGACCATAGACACGAACCTATGGGTGATTGTGTGAAATTAgttgtaaaataattattacttTTAAGGGACTAACCTTGCTGGCATCTGGAGCTCCGGCCACTTTCAGGGCAAACGGCGATCCTGGTACGTTTTGTCCTCCGTATTTGATGGTCAACAGATGACGACCCGGCTCCTGGGGCTTTATGTTCAGGGTAAAAGTGGCATCGCCGTGATCGTAAAGCTCGCAGTAGGCCACCTTACGCACACCGGCACAGTGGGCGGTGAGTTCGCCTGGGCCAGCTCTCCTGGTGTCTATCCAGGACTTTATGTCCTTGCCAACAATGCCGTGACGCAGTCCCTCACCTGAGGCGATCACCTTGGAGGCGTCCATCGAAGAGCCCACGGCTACGGTCAGGGGACATCCCTTGACGAGTCGGCCGTTCCATTTGACGGAAAGATTCAGAGTGCCTGTAGTAGACTTTTGTGGGGTGTAGGAGGCCACCCAGATGTTTTCGCTGGGACGAGGTTGCGCCAAGCTGACAGGCAGCGACGAGTTGTCCTGGGCGGTGAGGATCACCTCCGGCTTGCCCACCGGCGCATTCGAAGCGTCGATGGTGAAATGGGCCGCCTCTCCGGCCTGCGCTGCCGCCAAGCCGCGTCCCATGAGCTGAACCTTGTCCGCTGCCTGCTGCCCCGTGACATAAGCGCTCCTCGGGCACTGGGTGATGGTGAGGCCGCTCCAGGTCAAGTCCAGATCGTGTTCTCCGGCGGCCAGATTCTCGCCAGTGATATTTAGGCACATTTTGCCGTCAGCAAACTTTTCCACCGGAATCTCGATGCCGTCGATGCTGCAGACCAGCTTTCCCGGACCCGCGTTCTCCACATCAAAGATTATGCGAGCGGGCAGGATTAGTCTGCCGTCGTGATCCACCAGAGTACCCCAGCCGCCCACGGGCGACACTTTGTTAGATTCCACGCAGCTTATGTGCCAGGGCGATCCCGGCAAGCTTCCGCGATTCGGGCAGCTGGCCCGGATCTCGTATTTGCCCACGGAAAGTATGGTGTACGAAATGCGCCACTCGTTGTTGCCCAGAGCCTTGATCTTGGGCTCTATCCGCTCGCCGTACTCGTCCAGACGCTCGATCTGAACGTTCGGGGCAATCGGGCAGTAGACTACAAAGGAGGCCTCCTTGTTCCGGTGGCACACCTCCAGGCCGTGGCCAGCGGCTCGAGCATCGTTCCTGACCCCGCTGGCCGAGGCCGTGAAGTTAAGCGGGGAACTGGGAATCGTCTCACCTCCGTACATCAGGGTCAGTTTGTAGTTGCCAGGCTGCGATGGGACGAACTCCACGTTGTAGACTCCGTCCGACTGTTCGCTGATCAATACGGGCAAGCTCTGGTTGCTGGGCGAGATGGCGAAGGCCTCCAGTTCGGCTGTGCCGGCGTTGTCCGTGCGTACGGTGAAGCTGTTGGGGCTGTGCAGGGCCAAGGGCTCCTTGGTGATGCCCTGGGTGGTGACCTTACTGCTGTCGAAGGACTCGCAGGTAAAGGGACTGCCGGGCAACGGCTTCGATTGGTGAAGAACCTCTGGAGAAAAACGGGAGGATTAATAAGAAGCTTGGGAATCCATAAACACACTTACCAATCACACACTGCCCTGGCTTGTTGATTGTGAACTCGGCCTGCAGGTGGCCGTTCTTGGTCTGATAGCATCTGACGGGCAGAGCCTGTCCTCCTGGCCCTGAAACCACCACATCAAACTCCCGCGCCGGCCTCTTTACTGTATCAATGGCGAAGGACGTGGTCTTGCCCACTCGAGCCTGGTACAGCCCCAGGCCACTGACACTGATCTCCTTGCCGGCACTGGCGGGCAGCACATTGATCTCCAGCGGCTTTAGGGAAATGGGCACGTCATTGAAAAGGATGCTGATTTTGTGCGGAGCCACTCGGGTGGGCTGGTAGACGATTTCGTACACCCCGGACTTGCTGGGGCCGCGGATGGTGTGCGGCACTTCGGTGGCACCACACCGGACCAGGGCGGACAAATCTCCCTGGCCAGCCTCGTTCAGGGAGACTCCGATGCTGGCTGGACGATGGCAGAAGGCCTCGCTCACCTCTGTAATCTTGACAAGCGTGGGATCAAAAACGCACAGGGTGCGGGAGCCGATGTGTTGCCGAGTCTCTCGATCAATGAAACGGAGAGTGTAGTTTCCGGTCGTGTGCGTGCGGAACTCCGCCGTCTGGCGATTTATGGAGTAGGGCACCGACTTCTGGTCTGGCGAGAAGATCTCCACGATCTGGTCGTCTGCCGGGAAATCAATGGCAGCCAGACTGCCGATCTGGATGTGTTGGGTGTGCTGTTGGATGTCCACGCGGAAGGGGCTGCCGTCGACAGCCACCTCGTTGAAGGTGATGTTCACGTAGTGGGGTTCCGTGCTCTGCGGCACAAAGGTCACGTCGTACAGACCGCGGGCACAGGCCACCACTTCGGCCTTGACAGTGCTGCTGTCGGTGGAAACGACCAGTTCCAGGGTTCCCTCGCCGGCTCCTGCGGCGTCCACACTGAAGGTCACCGGAACTCCCAAAGTGGCTGGTCCGTACTGTTGTTCCAGGCCACTGATGCTCACCCGAGACACGTCGAAGACGTTGCAGCTGAAGGGTGAACCGTTGATGTGCTGATCATTAGCAGTCACACTGATCAAGTGGCGACCCACGGTGGTGGGTCTGAAGCTGGCGGAGTAGCTTCCTCCGTCGTGCTGGCTTAGTTGGCAGTGCTCGTTATCGCCCGAGGGCGAGGTGACGAAAATCTGCGGCTCCACGCCCTCGAAGCCTTCCAGCTCAAAGGTGTTATCCATTTTAACGGCAGCCTGCTTGAGGCACTCGCCCATGGCCATGGCCCTGGGTAGTCCCATCGAGGGCGAGGATGCTGCCGCCGCGATGTGGCAGCTGAACGGCGATCCGGGAACCGGGTGTCCATTGAATCTCACGGACAGCGAGTGGGTGGCCGCCTCCGTGGGCTTGAAGTTCACCTTGAAACGGGCGTTGCCCTCGGACTGGACAAAGTTGGGAACATTCTTGCCATTTACCGCCACGATGATCTCCAGATTTCCGGCTCCAGCCTGGGAGGCGTTAATGCCAAAGCTGACACTTTTGTTCACCACCCCAGATCGTATGTCGGTCACGATGACCTTCTCGGCAGAATACGCCTTCAGAAGGAAGGGACTTCCCTCGACGTGGCCACCGCCGGGAAGACGCACCTCCACGGAATGGTCACCCACCTCCATGGGCTCGAACTTGACATTGTAACCGAGGGTAGAGCTTCCCAAGGGATCGATCTTGACGGGCACACTGCGTCGTGCTGGTCCCAGCACCTCCACCGTGGGCTTGGTGTCCGACTCCACTATGAACTCGAACAGCCGGCCCACGCTCACCTTGTCCATACTCTCCGGGGACTGGATACGGGCGGCGGCTGCCACTCGGCAGGTGAAGGGGGATCCGGGCACATCCTGGCTATTAAATCGGAGCTCCACCGTATGACTCTCGGCCTCCCGAGGGGTGAAGCTGATGGCGTAGGTGTGCTGTCCCTGGGCCTGGGCGGAGGTGGGCACCCTGCCACCGTTGACAGTGACCTCCAAGTTGCCGGGTCCAGCCTGGGAGGTCTCCACCAGGAAAGTGACTGGCTTGCCCACGGTTCCGCTGCTTACATTCTTCACCTTGATGGCGCTGACATCGTATACCTGGAGGAGGAGTTACTTTTAGATTATCCTTTAACGGATGAAGCGCTTTACTTACCTTTGCTGCATAGGGACTTCCGGCGGTGGCCAATCCATTGACCGTGACATTGACGCGATGCTCGCCGACGACGCGGGGCACAAACTCCGCCTTGAAGACTCCATCAGCGGACTGATGCACTTGGGCAGGAACCGACTGGCCAGCAGGTCCTGATTACCCAGcgattttgtttggttttttgtttaccatTTATTCGTATTTGATTTtagtatttattaattattattttttgttgcgaCGCGGCCGGAAACGAGTTTTGAGATTGatttcgtttgttttttttgttgaaattcgATAATTGGGCGACGGTCGATTGGGTCAGATTTGTGTTGGGTTAGTGttgggttttgttttgttttggttttcagtcGCGAATGAGgcgaaaaatttggaaaaatgttcACTGGATTAGTAATGGTATTAAGTGGAAACTTTCAAATGTCGGCCAGTCTGGGGTCTTGGGATTAGTGGTGTGTGGGGTGTTCCTTAATTTGAGTCATTTACTTGGAGTGCGGTTAGTCTTGATTGATTATCGTTGGATCGGTTGTGCCAGAAAAAGTTAGTAGACTGATATGTGTGAATGTGGAGGGTCAGACACAATTATACGAGTTTCCCAAAGTCGATCTGTACAGGGGACCCCGGGAGATCCCCGCCAGGAGAGGCCCTAATGGATGTACAACCTGCTGGTGTTTGTTTTAAaccattttgttttattttgattcgAGTAACTCTACAAATTAATCGGTATGAAACAAATTAGTAAACAATCGGACATTAGTAAATACTTCATGTTGTTATTGTATTGGCATCTCTGGTTCTCAGGGTTATGTTCTGGGGTTCGGACTG is a window of Drosophila bipectinata strain 14024-0381.07 chromosome 2R, DbipHiC1v2, whole genome shotgun sequence DNA encoding:
- the LOC108121421 gene encoding cilia- and flagella-associated protein 61 isoform X4, with translation MFTTDALEDLDAMTIVGGLQRNDSGMSVASVGKMKVSSINGTIDDAHVSKANKFYMREVLYSKFKNILEKLRSLDYYLRQETNTINFVYNAMSKPPGPKAIREASNVFLVKCVMARQDFPLPRLFNAVVAMFSAYPDKDYGMMVIPKRAKAITSHMEVLQYFIPVASRPSDESNQEEVYITHRSTIFGEISLYKLEKDDVSVVHSLSLGNTTEVGSPAGSNSSSVSYCSKINLREEAENELVVLDAIMKDVLENEYSDFHMFTIRCGNSTKPAKENTSVGFVVVRQFHDHSKLFDHYNLSRREAHLDRLRAEIISLRLHPLFIVSSSLILRELAKKTHFYDFYFITPFSGRTFSNDLKKMMMVLEPRAFKKAPIFFEPPYKRKKATSSVNLPTYNFSKDHLIIYRHRLFPVKWFTNNSRLVVIGFSSLTKAFLRKLIFQWNRKDQNNRGNYTCLSWVQVTVISSPGIVEAEYDSLFQCPYCSNIRKCYLSFNNRSCYIRDCCVRMDLRFWVHFVPGTVEFIERDKKFVKLQACEILYDTLICLCSQDYVIRSSNEDAIKKIPCNFVELNCRLNKFMLYYKVRALLEEVPRTYLIVIYGNNLCTYECISFLIEHGVDHSRLVLVQPHRYTGFGEEDKLKNPYWDSNIQQILDDLLSDNGMSIYNDFNFHHWVVHETTDFIMDVVFQHFPSRRMMTFECDLFISFDEGKISYQDKQLFMASKLEMDGDRLLVGENFQTSDPNIYAAGPFVKIRHEVNYQYRYTSEMEIAGKLLHHLGIAPQKEYEDRYNLPLHFQAMLPMNYFITKVVMPRRYLSCQLPSSMCCTMTTYKNNIFCRVGLSMNMIVDEIVVVTKKEAHFDFLQHFVGKHELLLNNLKARYKARTIDCFITFFQEPWTELIMHENFADLQAENRDLLKPMAMSTLTRSNVGAFKDVTDMDFVTLNKRYLEHKLLSFLRDNRRDFRQRFALPEDFFKAELPIWLPKTGKSEDDTE
- the LOC108121421 gene encoding cilia- and flagella-associated protein 61 isoform X5, whose translation is MSKPPGPKAIREASNVFLVKCVMARQDFPLPRLFNAVVAMFSAYPDKDYGMMVIPKRAKAITSHMEVLQYFIPVASRPSDESNQEEVYITHRSTIFGEISLYKLEKDDVSVVHSLSLGNTTEVGSPAGSNSSSVSYCSKINLREEAENELVVLDAIMKDVLENEYSDFHMFTIRCGNSTKPAKENTSVGFVVVRQFHDHSKLFDHYNLSRREAHLDRLRAEIISLRLHPLFIVSSSLILRELAKKTHFYDFYFITPFSGRTFSNDLKKMMMVLEPRAFKKAPIFFEPPYKRKKATSSVNLPTYNFSKDHLIIYRHRLFPVKWFTNNSRLVVIGFSSLTKAFLRKLIFQWNRKDQNNRGNYTCLSWVQVTVISSPGIVEAEYDSLFQCPYCSNIRKCYLSFNNRSCYIRDCCVRMDLRFWVHFVPGTVEFIERDKKFVKLQACEILYDTLICLCSQDYVIRSSNEDAIKKIPCNFVELNCRLNKFMLYYKVRALLEEVPRTYLIVIYGNNLCTYECISFLIEHGVDHSRLVLVQPHRYTGFGEEDKLKNPYWDSNIQQILDDLLSDNGMSIYNDFNFHHWVVHETTDFIMDVVFQHFPSRRMMTFECDLFISFDEGKISYQDKQLFMASKLEMDGDRLLVGENFQTSDPNIYAAGPFVKIRHEVNYQYRYTSEMEIAGKLLHHLGIAPQKEYEDRYNLPLHFQAMLPMNYFITKVVMPRRYLSCQLPSSMCCTMTTYKNNIFCRVGLSMNMIVDEIVVVTKKEAHFDFLQHFVGKHELLLNNLKARYKARTIDCFITFFQEPWTELIMHENFADLQAENRDLLKPMAMSTLTRSNVGAFKDVTDMDFVTLNKRYLEHKLLSFLRDNRRDFRQRFALPEDFFKAELPIWLPKTGKSEDDTE